The window AACTCATCAGTTAGTACTGTCAAAGAGATGGTTGAAACTGACAATGGTCAGCGTTCTAAATTCAATGGACGAGTTCAAATGGTTAAGGtaatccaatcagtgtgattgtTGGGCTATGCTCCCTCCACCATAGAGCccacagtttggatggttgggatttatGTGCATGTATGCCCCATGTATTTAACAGAGGGACAATCGATGATCAGAGTTTAGTTGATTGTCGGAGTTGTGGCAGGCTGTTATGGTTTAGAGACATGAATTCTTGTTTCttggttttctttttcttgttcaaTTATCAATCTCTATTACCAGTCATCATAGTTCaagttgttatttttgtgtttttcaccGTTATACTTTATTTGTAAGATTGAGATATGAATTTTACTCTGTTCTGGTGATTGACAGGTTCATCTACTCTTTTATGGGGATTGGCATTTTGTTGTGTTTGGTTACTTGCACAGGCCACATTGCTGCAGAAGCAGTCAACGGGTGTTGTCTGTGTTTTGTATCCTACTCTTGTAATTCTTTCTTTCTATCGTCTCCACTAAATATCTTCTTAAATTTATTGAGTTCGCTTGCTTAGTTCCACGTGACCTGTTATAAATTGCATTAGGAATGAGATTGTCGTGGTTTTGTTTCTATAGAGTAGTGAAACTGTGAAAGCTGCAAACATTGCTCAACTCGTGCTAGTAATGGTCCTAACTGAGACGTGGAGAAATTAGGCAGGTTTTGTTTCTGTGGAGTCGTGAAAGTTGCAAACATTGCTCAACTCATACTAGTAATGGACCAATGGTCCTAATGGATACGTGGAGAAAGTAGACAGGATGAATTTTTCTTGCTAGTGCTTTAGAATAATATACAGTGGTTTTAATCCTTAAAAAAAGTATACAATGTttttactttgtttgttgttAGAAATACTTTGTGGTACCTCATACACTTTTTCCTTTTTAGTTGTTCCAATGATCTCACAGTTGCATTTGTAATCTGCATCTATTTCCTTGTCTATACTGATTCTGTTGTTGGCTACATGGCATTGGTTAGTTTTCTTTTGCTCAATATCCACTTTCCTTAACCCCATGTAACTACAGTATACACTGCTTATGACTGTATTCATTATCATTGAAGCGGCTTTAGTGAGTGATATGGTATTCAACGATCACTGGGACAAGGTGAGTTTGTGTTCTAACaaaggccatgcaaaatttattCTAGTTCTTTGATGGCCTTGGATGCATCTTCCTGTTAGATGAATTATGTCCCATTCCTTCACAGGACCTTCCATATGACCCTACTGGAGAACTTGAAAGGCTTCGATCATTTATTAAAGATAATATCGATATATGTAGATGGGTTGGCTTAGCTGTGGTTATTATTCAGGTATGCCATTTCTATTCGTATTTAGTTCTGAACTTAAAATTAGCTGGTGCATCATCATGTTATTGCTGTTGTATAATGCTTCCTTTAGACTGTTTGATGGTTAGAGTTCACTCAAACTCCAAACTGATGAACTTTCATTCGGGAGCAAGAACTTGGGGTTAATGCCTCAGAGTAGAAAAATCCAAATGCCTGGGTGACAGTTCATGATTTGGTCTTGATAGATCATGAACCATTACTGACAGATGCATGCATCATATATTCTAAAATTTTGATGGTTGATTTAACTCTATTTGGTCATCATacatttgtgcatcttgtttatgAAGATGTGCATACCATCCCAGGATGATTGTTAGTAACTTATAATGAAATATCAAAGTTCATAAAATTAATTTTGTTGTTAATGGTTTTGTTGTCTAAGACATACCATCTAAGAATCTGAAATATCAATTTGGTGATCTCAATTCATCGAGTATTGGATTCTATGTCATCGTCTGTCACTAGATAGTTAATGAACTTTACATTTTAATTGCATGGTAATGTATACCAATGTTTGGAGATTCCGTCATCCCATACAGATTAACTCAGGACCTCCGATCTTGTCAAGTTTGACACATGACTCTCTCAAGGCATTGGCTTGTTGATGCGGACaccaggccattcaaagtatatcaacgcaggaaGCGTGCGTTACCCGTGTCAATATGGTTAGATGACGGGTACGAGTTGGGTCTCTAGAAGTtaaagaccttacacatgtgttcgtgacatgtgtaagttgcctAAAGGAGATATTTAGACCATTGGATCGCGAGAATGGTGTGATTAGACCGTTGGATTGTCACGGCCCACCTTTATTACACCACCTTCATGGTGCTATCATTGGGGCCCATCGGGCATCTTAAATttgcatttagtttatgaacttttgatttatttaagttttgagacagtttaCGCACAATTTTgtgcgatatatatatatatatatatgttaaatgcaaatctgaaaatttcCGATCTAAACTCTATATGCTATGcatgaaaccctagaaaaaaataataatatataaaaaataaaaatctagactctTGACAACTCGATCTAAGACGACCCAATGCAAGAagctaagctttgataccaataattgatgtaggacggcctaattcaaccttaaatgagcatggtatttgaaagggacagatttatgcaatatttaaaaataaaaaataaaatatcagacTTATACATTATAAAcgcaagaaagaaataaggttaatatagcattgattatggccatccatcacaaacacgaagtattgaatcttaaaatctgaatttagttggattcggcgaaagatagaactttcgtcttgcaataggtccgtctaacgatccaagtggattttctaatccaaaaaataggaattttctggattggaaaatctgaaaaattcaaaaaaagaattggtggttcttcaaatttaggcTTTCGGTGATGGGTTTTAcgtggggatgaaaatcttttgagatctaatgatttagataaaaagaaacaagatcggcttctagatctaaagattttaggagaaaaggaagagaatagggttaaagaaaagagtaccttgagaaaagaaagaaggagaaagaagtagatgatgagaaatcacttccctgggcctcacgccctcttctAATCATTGGAAGTCAAAGACGAAATCGTCAGAAGCGAAAAGCTCTATTTttctttcataaacataacataacatgctaTAAGTTTAgagcaacccttataaattcgtaattatatgaaattaccaaaatctactaaaaaagattaaaaaaaaaaaatcgtacaAAATTGTGcgcaaactgtctcaaaacttaaataaatcaaatgttcataaactaaattcaaatttaagaTGCCCAATGGACCCCGATGATAGCGCTGTAAAGGTGGTGTAATGAAGGTGTGCCGTgacaatccaacggtccgatcacccCATCCTCGCGATCTAATGGTCTAAATATCTCCTTTaggcaacttacacatgtcacgaacacgtgtaaggtcttcaacttATAGAGACCCAACTCGTACCCGTCATCtccaggccattcaaagtatatcaacgcaggaagcgtgcgttacccgtgtcaatgtggttagatgacgggtACGAGTTGAGTCTCTAgaagttgaagaccttacacatgtgttcgtgaTATGTGTAAGTTGCCTAAAGAAGATATTTAGACCATTGGATCACGAGaatggtgtgatcggaccgttggatcatcacgTCCCACCTTCATTACACCACCTTCACGGTGCTATCATCGGGCATCTTAAATttgcatttagtttatgaacatttgatttatttaagttttgagacagtttgcgCACAATTTTGTacgaaaattttttaaaaactttctttagtaggggtattttggtaatttcatgtaattacgaatttataagagttgctctaaacctatagcatgtCATGTTATGTTCATGAAAGAAAAATAGAGCTTTTTGCTTCTGACAATTTCGTCTTTAACTTCCAATGATTAGAAAAGGGCGTGAGGCTCAGGGGAGTGATTTTTCATCCtttacttctttctccttctttcttttctcaagggactcttttctttaaccctattctcttctttttctcctaaaatctttagatctagaagccaatcttatttctttttatctaaatcattagatctcaaaagattttcatccccacataaaacccatcacctaaagcctaaatttaaagaaccaccaattcttttTCTGAACTTTCCAAATTTCCCAATCCAGAAAATTCCTATTTtttggattagaaaatccacttggatcgttagacggacctattgcaagacgaaagttctatctttcgctgggtccaactaaattcagattttaagattcaatacttcgtgtttgtgatggatggccataattaatgctatattaaccttatttctttcttgcgtttatgatgtataaggttgatattttatttgtttttaaagattgcataaatctgtccctttcaaataccatgctcatttaaggttggattaggccatCCTACATCACTTGTAGTACAAAAGCATGAGGACTTCGTTAAACTAGGAAATATAAATAAACGATTAGTGCATATAGCAAGTATGCCATTAGACAGTAGTTATGATATTGCACACGGCGAACTTTGGCTTTTTATTGCACAAGATGGGTGAATTAATGGTTGCCTTGGCTTTTATTTCACAAAAATGTGCCAGTAATTATATTATATGGAATCAAGCTCTAACATTCAGAAGCTTGTACCACTTTTCATGGGACACTAGCTGTGTTCATAGTCTAATATTTCTGCAAAGCATAAGTTGCGTATCATCTTGGTGCTATTTGCAGGCACTGTCTCTGCTACTGGCAATGATCCTGCGAGCCATGGTCACGACAAGGAGAGAGAACTACGACAGTGATGATGACTATGCTATTGTTAGGGGCGGAAGTAAACAGCCACTGCTAAATTCAATAGGGAACCCAAACTCTGCTTCAACCTCGACGGAGAACAAAGGAATTAATTCTGACACTTGGCGCATGCGGATGAGAGAGAAGGTACTGTTGTTCTTAAGCATAGATGCTGCAGTCAAATTCTTCCATTATTTAAAATTGAGAAATGCTCCTGTGCTCCCAGAGCACTATAAATTGTAGCaatcctagttgcattgggacacttagacaatccaatccgttgatctagaccattggttagGTCCACCACACATTTGAGGGGCCATGCAAATATTACACTAatttgacaaatattaaccatttgatcaatggcctttaacaTGGACAGTCAAGACTGTTTACAAAAAAATATGTACAATCAACACATTGATCCATCTCTTTTTGTTAGGGGTCATCATGGAATGCTTATgaatctaaagaatcacttttgttaggcagtGGTAACAATCCCTTCCATGACTTGCAAAAAGGATGGCTATTAGAAAATAAGTCCAAATCGAGGATGGTTGGATCATCCGACCAgagtgatttttgcatggtaaccTATGAAATGTGgtctggacttaatggacagttcaaattgattgattggactgtctTAGGGTTCCAATGCAACTAGAAACATTCTtaatgctctgagagcactggagcatgtCGATGCATGTCTCGTTAAAATTACTTTGTTTGCTTCAAATGTTGATAGTGCTCCTCAAGTCACATTTCAAGCGCAACAGTTTTTGCTACTGTATCTCTATACTATCTGTTTAAGTCACTGTCCTCATAATGTTTACTTTTGATGCCTAAATCCCATCTCTTCAATTGCTTTTGGAAGATGCATCTGGTCCTGTGATTGAGCAGCTTACATCTGTTGAGAATTAGAGACTGATTGAGGTTGGGATAAAGCTtgcatgatgatgatgaagtttgaTCAGATGACCATAACTGTCCCATCCAAGGCTTAGCAAAACATACACTTAGAAAAGTAGACACCAATGTTTGGAAAGTTTGCATCCTCGACCTGTATGAGTTTTCTTGGTGGCCCATGGAAGGTTGGTCAGTCCTAagggacagtccagatcaatgattAGACCATCCATATCTGTAAGAGCACTGGGGTGCAGTAAGAGCTTCAATATGCTTTGGGACCATGTGAGCTGTTCCCTCTATTGTTTTCTTCACAAATGACCTTTCAGTCCTAGTCTAGTTTGTTTGAAAATAGTAGCAGGTATCTTCTCCAAGATTACTCTTAACTCCCTTTTTCAAACCTTTTGCTCCCTCGAACTACATCCTCTTCCATCTAGATCACCTTTAGCCTAAGCAGTTTTGAACTTACATGTACCTTTGCGCTAATTTAATTTAGGAGGGAGTTGaattgaaggctctaaaatgGAAGACCCAAAAGGGTGTGGTTGGAAGCAGTAAGAAAAGATTTCATGACCTATAATTTAACTGAGGTTATGATCCTTGATAGAGTTGAATGGCAGAACATGATTTGTgtggccgaccccaattagttgggataaagcttGCATGATGATGAAGTTCTTTATATACACATTGTTATATGTAGTTGACATTTTCAAGTttctaatatttttatatacacacAACGATGATGAAGTTTTTATAATTACATTTTATCAAATGTAGTCTGCATTTTGGGTTTCTAATATTATCCTGAATAGATGTTGTAATAGCCACTTACTGTCCTAACTCCTGtgtcccacacacacacacacacacacacacacacacacactccctcCCTCCTCCCTCCGATATAAGTTTCTGGGACACAACCTTTTCAGAGACTGCATTTGCTTTCCTTGAAACTTGTTGCTGCTGTTGTCACATATGTTTATTGGGCCTTGATTAAGAGTAGTTGAACAAACATTGATGTCTGCTGTTAagctgggtccttactcttgctcgggtggtagactctcaggagttttaactcccggtcaagggttcgagtacccataggtggtaaaagtccactagcgtgagtgtgtggggtgtgtgtgcgtgtgtaaaaaaataaaaaataaaaatgtctgCTGTTAATCTACAATCCTTGTACTTTTGATCTTTTATTGCTTTCTAAGGCATGATATGTTTTATGCAGTATGGACTGAACCTGGGGCATTTCGCATATAATCAGTAGATGAAGTCAAAAGCATCACCGTCAGTGAATACCTGCAGCAAAACCCAAAGCCCATAGTTATCATgtgagagagaagtgtttgggaGCTTTTGCTAGTGCATAGAACTGTATGGTTGCTTGCAATTCTTTATTCTTGAATTTCCTGTTTAGAAGAAAAAGCTGTCTGTGTATTTATCATGAAGGCATAGCTCTAAAACCCGGCGACTCCACTCAAAAACTCGGCTCAGTCAACTTGACTCAATGAGATTTCCTGTCCAGTCACAAGGAAACTCGCTTGTAAGGGTGACTCTGTCAGGTATCAACGAGACTTGTTGAGTTGGCTTCCAGACTGGTCAACTTGAAAGGATTTGAGGTGGATGGGAAAATCATTAGGTGGGCATCCACGTTAGGAGGATGGTcccctatttcctatggtgtggtcagcTAAtgattggattagcctgatttttggagtgtcCCATTTTCCTGGTGGGAAGACCCTGCCAAATGGGTTGGACACCATATGCACACCATGGTGTGCCCACACCCAACTAGTTGGATGATCTTCTCATACACAACTAGTTGCATGTAAGTGCTCAGGCATTTATTACTATAAATATTTTAAGGCCTAATCGTTAAAGGGAAGGTCTCACATGCAACTAGCTATAGATGTAAAAACCTGCAACTGGCtgtgtgtggggctcactgtggtgtctgtatgccatccaatccatccaactggGTTGTCTTGTCATGAAAAtaggatgacccaaaaatcatgccaatccaattATCCCGTgacccacatgatagaaaacaatcGACCACCCCCCAAAAACAAGTGTAATTCACGCTGCAggccacttgatggttggatcggaatgatttttggggcattctaTTTTCACTGTGGGCAATcatgttggacgggttggatgccatacatacaccatggtgggcctcgcaCACCCAACCAATTATAGGCGAGACAACTGTTAAATACTGAGTCGAGTCCTCGcgtgagtttttgggtttttaaactgGTCTTAAGCGCTTCAAAATGCAGTTTTTAGTAAAAATGTATAAAGCCGTCGTGGGTGAAATCATCTCTGTGGGATTGACTGAGAACATGGTTGGGCCTCGTTTTCATTTATAGGAACTAAATCATAGCTGTCTGGTCTGTGGCTGAAACTGGTAGAGGCTACTAAatggattattaatattattttttttaaaaaagggtctGCAGCCTACATTTCAGCGGGAAAGTTATATTAATTGGACGGCAAGATTCTCAACTGGTCTGCTTTTTGTGAAGTGGATCATCCATGGTTGGGTGTACTAGATGGACGGCGCAGATTTACTAGTGGTCGAACTATGGGAGTGGCTAGACACTAAAGACCAATGTTGTTCTGTGGCGAACCTGAAAGCttctttaggggtcgtttggctccgtggattggagggggtttggagggggtttcaaatccccctgTTTGgcgcataaagtaactgggggggctttgagggggtttgcaatccacggtgagagcttggattacacctaaaatcatttcaatagttgcaagtatGACATATGTGTCACTGTACACtcattctattaggcacatggcctactaatgatgatcagtactgtccaaacattgtccatgtaaatcagcacagTCAAAACACTGTACCTattaatcaacggttaaaaattgttggttagtcactcagacatgatcttgtgcttgtggtccatccgagatttggaatttcatcattttcaggcaaagcgtatatttcagcaggcttataacaaccatagtgtcaaaaattatgtctcactaattagagatattaaagttgatttagtaattaaattaaaacccctttaaatataccatggataggtatttttggattaaagttgattcacaccctggggtgccaaacacactggggATTGCAAATGCAGGGGTTTTCCAATCTTGGGGGTTCCTAATCCAgtggttccaaatccacgctcccaaacaggccctttacCCTCTGTATtcaggatgcggattgcgtcccaaCCCTGCCCGTCTCTAGCCGTGAATggacagttctgtgggtgggcccactgtgatgtatctgtttatccatactgttcatcccttctctcagatcatttcaaggtatgtgcacaaaaatgaggtagatccaacgcccaagtggaccacatcaaataataagcttgggttgcattaaatgcaagagtcatctttggtgtggtttacttgagcattGTATCTATATCATTTTTATCCTTTTgcgcataccttaaaatgatctgagagaagggatggacggcgtggataaacagatacacaatggtgggcccgcccacagaactgcccggctagagacgggcgggggtaggacgcaatatgCGTCCCCGTCTTCATTGCTTGCGTTATAGCTCATTTTATACAAAGAGTTGCCAGCGTGAAG is drawn from Magnolia sinica isolate HGM2019 chromosome 5, MsV1, whole genome shotgun sequence and contains these coding sequences:
- the LOC131245723 gene encoding tetraspanin-20-like, with protein sequence MRSRSPRLSSSSSSSSCCCWWCQSFLAFQLKFLNFLQTFIGISIIIYSVWMLDQWNRHGQIPLPPSSAPSPQGSLDLHNSAILRSDSVAVPGHVLSMRFGVEIASGFEDGIGMNFIKLPAPWFIYSFMGIGILLCLVTCTGHIAAEAVNGCCLCFYTLLMTVFIIIEAALVSDMVFNDHWDKDLPYDPTGELERLRSFIKDNIDICRWVGLAVVIIQALSLLLAMILRAMVTTRRENYDSDDDYAIVRGGSKQPLLNSIGNPNSASTSTENKGINSDTWRMRMREKYGLNLGHFAYNQ